The following proteins come from a genomic window of Pandoraea oxalativorans:
- a CDS encoding AbrB/MazE/SpoVT family DNA-binding domain-containing protein, with protein MAKTATLTIQQWGNSLAVRIPAAVARSAHFEVGLEVEVTTDEVGVTVKPVGPRKLTLAEKLAKFDLSKHGGEAMAASPVGVEAF; from the coding sequence GCAACACTGACTATTCAGCAATGGGGAAACAGCTTGGCTGTACGGATTCCTGCCGCAGTCGCGCGCTCTGCGCACTTCGAGGTGGGTCTTGAGGTGGAGGTTACAACCGATGAGGTTGGCGTCACCGTAAAGCCTGTCGGCCCTCGTAAGCTCACCCTTGCTGAAAAGCTCGCGAAGTTCGACCTGTCGAAGCATGGCGGAGAAGCCATGGCTGCATCCCCTGTTGGTGTGGAGGCTTTCTGA
- a CDS encoding type II toxin-antitoxin system PemK/MazF family toxin: protein MSKVAWAPDRGDIIWIDCNPQVGREMKNMHPMLVLSPRAFNETTSIVIGLPMTTAEYNDTNPFAIKFKGPKNVTSYVLGHQPKSFDWRARGAKPHPWKQAPHEVFLAACEQLNQIISICE, encoded by the coding sequence ATGTCGAAGGTCGCTTGGGCACCGGATCGCGGCGACATCATCTGGATCGACTGCAATCCACAAGTCGGTCGAGAAATGAAGAATATGCATCCGATGCTAGTCCTGTCCCCCAGAGCGTTTAACGAGACAACCAGCATCGTCATTGGCCTGCCTATGACGACGGCGGAGTACAACGACACCAATCCGTTCGCTATCAAGTTCAAGGGGCCGAAGAACGTCACCAGTTACGTCTTGGGGCATCAGCCGAAGTCCTTCGACTGGCGGGCGCGCGGCGCCAAGCCGCATCCTTGGAAGCAAGCGCCGCATGAGGTTTTCCTGGCCGCGTGTGAGCAATTGAACCAGATCATTTCGATCTGCGAGTGA
- a CDS encoding YqaE/Pmp3 family membrane protein yields the protein MRLLLALILPWLQFFTIGRPFAGIICLLLQLTIIGWIPAAIWSVYALSQYKTDKKIERALANRG from the coding sequence ATGCGCCTGCTGCTTGCGTTGATTTTGCCTTGGCTTCAATTTTTCACGATCGGGCGTCCCTTCGCGGGGATCATCTGCTTGCTTCTCCAGCTCACGATCATCGGTTGGATTCCGGCTGCGATCTGGTCTGTGTATGCGCTGAGCCAGTACAAGACCGACAAGAAAATCGAGCGCGCCTTGGCCAATCGCGGATAA
- a CDS encoding IS256 family transposase, whose translation MKKIMKETNGRKAQTKSALDELIQQGARQIIEQAVEAELASMLEQYSNVRSIDGRRAVVRNGYLPEREVVTAIGPVPVRVPKVRDRSGSGIRFNSAVVPPYVRKSARVSAALPWLYLRGISTGDMSEAMGIMLGGQVSGLSPNVVSRLKAQWADEHAQWNQRELSLARWVYWWADGIHTGVRSDDSDGQCLLVIIGVKPDGTKERVAISDGYRESKASWAELLLDLKKRGLQSGPLLACGDGAMGFWAAMEEVFPQTKHQRCWFHKMGNVLNALPKSQQARAKKAMQDIWMAATRAEALVAFNHFVDTHSAKYPKVVEKLTQDRDELLAFYDFPAEHWQHLRTTNPIESTFATVRHRTKRTRNCVSRATFLGLAFKLIESAEDSWRRIRAPEKIATMLDGMTFKDGEPVTDSTPAQQPLAA comes from the coding sequence ATGAAGAAGATTATGAAAGAAACGAACGGCAGAAAAGCACAAACGAAGAGCGCGCTCGATGAACTGATCCAGCAAGGCGCGCGGCAGATCATCGAGCAGGCAGTCGAAGCGGAACTGGCGAGCATGCTTGAACAGTACAGCAACGTGAGGTCGATCGACGGTCGGCGTGCCGTGGTGCGCAACGGCTACCTACCAGAGCGCGAAGTCGTCACGGCCATCGGTCCGGTGCCGGTTCGGGTACCGAAGGTGCGTGATCGCTCGGGTTCGGGCATCCGCTTCAATTCGGCGGTCGTGCCGCCGTACGTTCGCAAATCCGCACGCGTGTCGGCCGCACTACCGTGGCTGTACCTGCGAGGCATCTCGACGGGCGACATGAGCGAAGCCATGGGCATCATGCTGGGCGGCCAGGTCAGCGGCCTGTCGCCAAATGTGGTGAGTCGTCTGAAGGCGCAATGGGCCGATGAGCATGCTCAGTGGAATCAGCGTGAGTTGTCGTTGGCGCGCTGGGTGTACTGGTGGGCTGACGGCATTCACACCGGCGTGCGCAGCGACGATTCCGACGGCCAGTGCCTGTTGGTGATCATTGGTGTCAAACCGGACGGAACGAAAGAGCGTGTGGCGATCAGTGACGGGTATCGGGAATCGAAGGCGTCGTGGGCCGAACTGCTGCTCGATCTGAAAAAGCGCGGTCTGCAGTCAGGGCCGCTGCTGGCTTGCGGAGATGGTGCGATGGGATTCTGGGCAGCGATGGAAGAAGTGTTCCCGCAGACCAAGCATCAGCGCTGCTGGTTCCACAAGATGGGCAACGTGCTCAACGCGCTGCCGAAATCGCAGCAGGCCCGCGCCAAAAAGGCGATGCAGGACATTTGGATGGCCGCCACGCGTGCCGAAGCGCTGGTTGCCTTCAATCACTTCGTTGATACCCACTCGGCAAAGTATCCGAAGGTGGTCGAAAAGCTGACGCAAGATCGCGACGAGCTGCTGGCATTTTACGATTTCCCGGCCGAACACTGGCAGCATCTGCGCACGACGAATCCGATTGAATCGACCTTCGCGACGGTGCGTCACCGCACCAAGCGCACGCGCAACTGCGTCTCGCGCGCGACGTTCCTCGGCCTGGCATTCAAGCTGATCGAGTCGGCCGAAGACTCGTGGCGGCGCATCCGCGCCCCCGAAAAGATCGCGACGATGCTTGACGGGATGACGTTCAAGGATGGAGAGCCGGTGACCGACAGCACACCGGCTCAGCAGCCCCTGGCCGCCTAA